The following proteins are co-located in the Tachysurus vachellii isolate PV-2020 chromosome 17, HZAU_Pvac_v1, whole genome shotgun sequence genome:
- the pacs1a gene encoding phosphofurin acidic cluster sorting protein 1a isoform X3, translating into MSERGGVQRAGVASPHLQPFRSVSISSNRPVQMNLFATWEIDRSSPSCVPRLLSLTLKKLVMLKDLDRDLTSVVIAVKLQGSKRILRSNEILLPSLGLTETDLQLTFSLQYPHFLKRDANRLQIMLQRRKRYKNRTILGYKTLALGLINMSEVMQHPTEGAQVLHLHTKIKDMAVPVAEISVYSMSSQPIDPERPKAKLSDRSPDIDNYSEEEDESYSSEQDGSDDPLHGQYLYDDEDEVRKKKPHRKLISGSSITRANPNIKQKFVALLKRFKVSDEVGFGLDHVSQEQIRDVEEDLDELYNSLEMYNPSDSGPDMEETDSVLSMPKPKLPPFFEAISQSSSHNEFGSLSSRCSLGRDTLNPQQAEQSTSSKIRRSSSAHLDDAFSEIDTAELNEVEVWSDGTPSITVSVAERPHTPQRSSGQTMPSPRLDGGHTPKHKRGTPMKERQLSKPLSERTNSSDSERSPELSLTPQMPRKIVYDQLNQILVSDTALPESLILINSSDWQGQYVADSLQVQKHPVVCTCSVSEIQAVLSALLTRIQKFCNCNSVTPKPVKVVAVGGHNYLGAILRFFVSQLANKTSDWLGHLKFLVVPLGSHPVAKYLGSLDNRYRSAFLDSVWREFFSRTDPPQPGLSSAEGVDVAGRIGQYIDGATVTYQLPIAEAMLTCKHKMQEDDSCQNFVPFVGVVKVGLIEPMAGLSVGDLEEGVSLSLIVPSTSPPAHAMSSGMIKESATPPPSPSLSGSPSMSHGADAIGLQVDYWVAEKRKDGERRDTKNTLKSAFRSLQVSRLPTSSISELQPNSCTMAMTVVTKEKNKKVPTIFLGKKPKERDTESKSQVIEGITRLICSAKHQQTSIRVSVDGMEWNDVKFFQLASQWPTHVKYLPVGLFSCSKIAS; encoded by the exons ACTCCTTAGTTTGACGCTTAAAAAACTGGTGATGTTAAAGGACCTGGACCGAGACCTCACATCAGTGGTCATTGCAGTCAAACTTCAG GGATCAAAGCGGATTCTGCGCTCTAATGAAATCCTACTGCCATCTCTTGGGCTCACTGAGACAGATTTACAGCTCACTTTCTCCCTTCAG TATCCACACTTTTTGAAGAGAGATGCCAACAGACTGCAAATCATGCTCCAGCGAAGGAAAAGGTACAAGAATCGTACAATCCTGGGGTACAAGACACTAGCATTGGGCCTGATTAACATGTCAGAG GTGATGCAGCATCCCACTGAAGGTGCTCAGGTATTGCATCTACATACTAAAATAAAGGACATGGCTGTACCTGTGGCTGAAATCAGTGTTTACTCAATGTCCAGTCAACCTATAGACCCAGAAAGACCAAAGGCCAAGCTGTCTG ACCGATCCCCTGACATTGATAACTATtctgaggaggaggatgagagcTACTCATCTGAGCAGGATGGTAGTGATGACCCATTGCATGGACAG TACCtttatgatgatgaggatgaagtAAGGAAGAAGAAGCCTCATCGTAAACTTATCTCTGGTTCTTCCATTACAAGAGCTAAT CCTAACATCAAGCAGAAATTTGTGGCACTGCTGAAAAGGTTCAAAGTTTCTGATGAG GTGGGATTTGGCCTGGACCACGTATCCCAGGAGCAGATTCGTGATGTAGAAGAAGACCTGGATGAGCTTTACAACAGTCTGGAGATGTACAACCCCAGTGACAGTGGACCAGACATGGAGGAAACAGACAGCGTCCTCAGCATGCCCAAGCCCAAACTCCC gCCATTCTTTGAAGCTATCTCTCAGTCCAGCTCTCACAATGAGTTTGGCAGTCTGAGTAGCAGATGTTCTCTGGGCAGAGATACACTGAATCCA cAGCAGGCAGAACAGAGCACATCAAGTAAAATTCGGCGATCTAGTAGTGCACACCTGGATGACGCCTTCTCTGAGATAGACACAGCG gAGCTGAATGAGGTGGAGGTTTGGAGCGATGGAACTCCCAGCATCACTGTATCTGTGGCAGAGAGACCACATACCCCTCAGAGAAGCAGCGGCCAGACAATGCCTTCCCCAAG GCTTGATGGTGGTCACACTCCTAAGCATAAGCGAGGGACTCCCATGAAAGAGAGGCAGCTTTCTAAACCTCTCAGTGAGCGGACCAACAGCTCAGACAGTGAGCGCTCACCTGAGCTCAGCCTCACTCCACAG ATGCCGAGGAAGATAGTGTACGACCAGTTGAACCAGATCTTGGTGTCGGACACGGCTCTGCCCGAAAGCCTCATCCTCATTAACAGCAGTGACTGGCAAGGACAG tatgtggcAGACTCCCTGCAGGTACAGAAGCATCCTGTGGTGTGTACCTGCTCAGTGTCGGAGATTCAGGCTGTTCTCTCAGCTCTGCTCACTCGGATTCAGAAATT CTGTAACTGTAACTCTGTCACACCGAAACCTGTGAAAGTGGTGGCTGTTGGAGGGCACAACTATCTTGGAGCCATTTTGCGTTTCTTTGTATCTCAGCTAGCCAACAAGACATCTGATTGGCTGGGGCATTTGAAGTTTCTGGTGGTTCCACTAG GTTCTCACCCTGTGGCTAAGTACCTTGGCTCCCTAGACAATCGCTACCGCTCAGCTTTCCTCGACAGCGTGTGGCGGGAGTTCTTCAGTCGGACAGATCCACCTCAACCAG GTTTATCATCTGCAGAGGGTGTGGATGTAGCCGGGCGCATCGGTCAGTATATTGATGGAGCTACGGTCACTTACCAGCTGCCTATAGCTGAAGCTATGCTAACCTGCAAGCACAAAAT GCAAGAAGATGATTCCTGTCAGAATTTTGTCCCCTTTGTGGGT GTCGTAAAAGTCGGTTTGATTGAACCCATGGCTGGATTATCGG TTGGAGACCTCGAAGAGGGAGTTTCTTTGAGTCTGATAGTTCCTTCGACTTCTCCTCCGGCTCATGCGATGTCCTCTGGGATGATAAAAGAATCGGCCACTCCTCCACCTTCACCATCTCTCAGTGG GAGTCCCAGCATGTCTCACGGAGCTGACGCCATAGGGCTACAGGTGGATTACTGGGTGGCAGAAAAGCGTAAAGATGGTGAGAGAAGGGACACCAAGAACACCCTTAAGAGCGCTTTCAGATCCTTGCAGGTCAGCCGACTTCCCACCTCCTCCATTAGTGAGCTGCAGCCCAACTCCTGCACCATGGCCATGACTGTGGTGACCAAGGAGAAGAACAAGAAAG TCCCTACTATTTTTCTGGGAAAGAAGCCAAAGGAGAGGGACACGGAGTCCAAGAGCCAGGTGATCGAAGGGATCACCAGACTCATCTGTTCTGCAAAGCATCAGCAAACAAGCATTAGAG TGTCTGTTGATGGGATGGAGTGGAATGATGTAAAGTTTTTCCAGCTGGCATCCCAGTGGCCCACTCATGTGAAATACCTTCCAGTGGGTCTGTTCAGCTGCAGTAAAATTGCCTCTTAG
- the pacs1a gene encoding phosphofurin acidic cluster sorting protein 1a isoform X1, translating to MSERGGVQRAGVASPHLQPFRSVSISSNRPVQMNLFATWEIDRSSPSCVPRLLSLTLKKLVMLKDLDRDLTSVVIAVKLQGSKRILRSNEILLPSLGLTETDLQLTFSLQYPHFLKRDANRLQIMLQRRKRYKNRTILGYKTLALGLINMSEVMQHPTEGAQVLHLHTKIKDMAVPVAEISVYSMSSQPIDPERPKAKLSDRSPDIDNYSEEEDESYSSEQDGSDDPLHGQYLYDDEDEVRKKKPHRKLISGSSITRANQPNIKQKFVALLKRFKVSDEVGFGLDHVSQEQIRDVEEDLDELYNSLEMYNPSDSGPDMEETDSVLSMPKPKLPPFFEAISQSSSHNEFGSLSSRCSLGRDTLNPQQAEQSTSSKIRRSSSAHLDDAFSEIDTAELNEVEVWSDGTPSITVSVAERPHTPQRSSGQTMPSPRLDGGHTPKHKRGTPMKERQLSKPLSERTNSSDSERSPELSLTPQMPRKIVYDQLNQILVSDTALPESLILINSSDWQGQYVADSLQVQKHPVVCTCSVSEIQAVLSALLTRIQKFCNCNSVTPKPVKVVAVGGHNYLGAILRFFVSQLANKTSDWLGHLKFLVVPLGSHPVAKYLGSLDNRYRSAFLDSVWREFFSRTDPPQPGLSSAEGVDVAGRIGQYIDGATVTYQLPIAEAMLTCKHKMQEDDSCQNFVPFVGVVKVGLIEPMAGLSVGDLEEGVSLSLIVPSTSPPAHAMSSGMIKESATPPPSPSLSGSPSMSHGADAIGLQVDYWVAEKRKDGERRDTKNTLKSAFRSLQVSRLPTSSISELQPNSCTMAMTVVTKEKNKKVPTIFLGKKPKERDTESKSQVIEGITRLICSAKHQQTSIRVSVDGMEWNDVKFFQLASQWPTHVKYLPVGLFSCSKIAS from the exons ACTCCTTAGTTTGACGCTTAAAAAACTGGTGATGTTAAAGGACCTGGACCGAGACCTCACATCAGTGGTCATTGCAGTCAAACTTCAG GGATCAAAGCGGATTCTGCGCTCTAATGAAATCCTACTGCCATCTCTTGGGCTCACTGAGACAGATTTACAGCTCACTTTCTCCCTTCAG TATCCACACTTTTTGAAGAGAGATGCCAACAGACTGCAAATCATGCTCCAGCGAAGGAAAAGGTACAAGAATCGTACAATCCTGGGGTACAAGACACTAGCATTGGGCCTGATTAACATGTCAGAG GTGATGCAGCATCCCACTGAAGGTGCTCAGGTATTGCATCTACATACTAAAATAAAGGACATGGCTGTACCTGTGGCTGAAATCAGTGTTTACTCAATGTCCAGTCAACCTATAGACCCAGAAAGACCAAAGGCCAAGCTGTCTG ACCGATCCCCTGACATTGATAACTATtctgaggaggaggatgagagcTACTCATCTGAGCAGGATGGTAGTGATGACCCATTGCATGGACAG TACCtttatgatgatgaggatgaagtAAGGAAGAAGAAGCCTCATCGTAAACTTATCTCTGGTTCTTCCATTACAAGAGCTAAT CAGCCTAACATCAAGCAGAAATTTGTGGCACTGCTGAAAAGGTTCAAAGTTTCTGATGAG GTGGGATTTGGCCTGGACCACGTATCCCAGGAGCAGATTCGTGATGTAGAAGAAGACCTGGATGAGCTTTACAACAGTCTGGAGATGTACAACCCCAGTGACAGTGGACCAGACATGGAGGAAACAGACAGCGTCCTCAGCATGCCCAAGCCCAAACTCCC gCCATTCTTTGAAGCTATCTCTCAGTCCAGCTCTCACAATGAGTTTGGCAGTCTGAGTAGCAGATGTTCTCTGGGCAGAGATACACTGAATCCA cAGCAGGCAGAACAGAGCACATCAAGTAAAATTCGGCGATCTAGTAGTGCACACCTGGATGACGCCTTCTCTGAGATAGACACAGCG gAGCTGAATGAGGTGGAGGTTTGGAGCGATGGAACTCCCAGCATCACTGTATCTGTGGCAGAGAGACCACATACCCCTCAGAGAAGCAGCGGCCAGACAATGCCTTCCCCAAG GCTTGATGGTGGTCACACTCCTAAGCATAAGCGAGGGACTCCCATGAAAGAGAGGCAGCTTTCTAAACCTCTCAGTGAGCGGACCAACAGCTCAGACAGTGAGCGCTCACCTGAGCTCAGCCTCACTCCACAG ATGCCGAGGAAGATAGTGTACGACCAGTTGAACCAGATCTTGGTGTCGGACACGGCTCTGCCCGAAAGCCTCATCCTCATTAACAGCAGTGACTGGCAAGGACAG tatgtggcAGACTCCCTGCAGGTACAGAAGCATCCTGTGGTGTGTACCTGCTCAGTGTCGGAGATTCAGGCTGTTCTCTCAGCTCTGCTCACTCGGATTCAGAAATT CTGTAACTGTAACTCTGTCACACCGAAACCTGTGAAAGTGGTGGCTGTTGGAGGGCACAACTATCTTGGAGCCATTTTGCGTTTCTTTGTATCTCAGCTAGCCAACAAGACATCTGATTGGCTGGGGCATTTGAAGTTTCTGGTGGTTCCACTAG GTTCTCACCCTGTGGCTAAGTACCTTGGCTCCCTAGACAATCGCTACCGCTCAGCTTTCCTCGACAGCGTGTGGCGGGAGTTCTTCAGTCGGACAGATCCACCTCAACCAG GTTTATCATCTGCAGAGGGTGTGGATGTAGCCGGGCGCATCGGTCAGTATATTGATGGAGCTACGGTCACTTACCAGCTGCCTATAGCTGAAGCTATGCTAACCTGCAAGCACAAAAT GCAAGAAGATGATTCCTGTCAGAATTTTGTCCCCTTTGTGGGT GTCGTAAAAGTCGGTTTGATTGAACCCATGGCTGGATTATCGG TTGGAGACCTCGAAGAGGGAGTTTCTTTGAGTCTGATAGTTCCTTCGACTTCTCCTCCGGCTCATGCGATGTCCTCTGGGATGATAAAAGAATCGGCCACTCCTCCACCTTCACCATCTCTCAGTGG GAGTCCCAGCATGTCTCACGGAGCTGACGCCATAGGGCTACAGGTGGATTACTGGGTGGCAGAAAAGCGTAAAGATGGTGAGAGAAGGGACACCAAGAACACCCTTAAGAGCGCTTTCAGATCCTTGCAGGTCAGCCGACTTCCCACCTCCTCCATTAGTGAGCTGCAGCCCAACTCCTGCACCATGGCCATGACTGTGGTGACCAAGGAGAAGAACAAGAAAG TCCCTACTATTTTTCTGGGAAAGAAGCCAAAGGAGAGGGACACGGAGTCCAAGAGCCAGGTGATCGAAGGGATCACCAGACTCATCTGTTCTGCAAAGCATCAGCAAACAAGCATTAGAG TGTCTGTTGATGGGATGGAGTGGAATGATGTAAAGTTTTTCCAGCTGGCATCCCAGTGGCCCACTCATGTGAAATACCTTCCAGTGGGTCTGTTCAGCTGCAGTAAAATTGCCTCTTAG
- the pacs1a gene encoding phosphofurin acidic cluster sorting protein 1a isoform X2, protein MSERGGVQRAGVASPHLQPFRSVSISSNRPVQMNLFATWEIDRSSPSCVPRLLSLTLKKLVMLKDLDRDLTSVVIAVKLQGSKRILRSNEILLPSLGLTETDLQLTFSLQYPHFLKRDANRLQIMLQRRKRYKNRTILGYKTLALGLINMSEVMQHPTEGAQVLHLHTKIKDMAVPVAEISVYSMSSQPIDPERPKAKLSDRSPDIDNYSEEEDESYSSEQDGSDDPLHGQYLYDDEDEVRKKKPHRKLISGSSITRANQPNIKQKFVALLKRFKVSDEVGFGLDHVSQEQIRDVEEDLDELYNSLEMYNPSDSGPDMEETDSVLSMPKPKLPPFFEAISQSSSHNEFGSLSSRCSLGRDTLNPQAEQSTSSKIRRSSSAHLDDAFSEIDTAELNEVEVWSDGTPSITVSVAERPHTPQRSSGQTMPSPRLDGGHTPKHKRGTPMKERQLSKPLSERTNSSDSERSPELSLTPQMPRKIVYDQLNQILVSDTALPESLILINSSDWQGQYVADSLQVQKHPVVCTCSVSEIQAVLSALLTRIQKFCNCNSVTPKPVKVVAVGGHNYLGAILRFFVSQLANKTSDWLGHLKFLVVPLGSHPVAKYLGSLDNRYRSAFLDSVWREFFSRTDPPQPGLSSAEGVDVAGRIGQYIDGATVTYQLPIAEAMLTCKHKMQEDDSCQNFVPFVGVVKVGLIEPMAGLSVGDLEEGVSLSLIVPSTSPPAHAMSSGMIKESATPPPSPSLSGSPSMSHGADAIGLQVDYWVAEKRKDGERRDTKNTLKSAFRSLQVSRLPTSSISELQPNSCTMAMTVVTKEKNKKVPTIFLGKKPKERDTESKSQVIEGITRLICSAKHQQTSIRVSVDGMEWNDVKFFQLASQWPTHVKYLPVGLFSCSKIAS, encoded by the exons ACTCCTTAGTTTGACGCTTAAAAAACTGGTGATGTTAAAGGACCTGGACCGAGACCTCACATCAGTGGTCATTGCAGTCAAACTTCAG GGATCAAAGCGGATTCTGCGCTCTAATGAAATCCTACTGCCATCTCTTGGGCTCACTGAGACAGATTTACAGCTCACTTTCTCCCTTCAG TATCCACACTTTTTGAAGAGAGATGCCAACAGACTGCAAATCATGCTCCAGCGAAGGAAAAGGTACAAGAATCGTACAATCCTGGGGTACAAGACACTAGCATTGGGCCTGATTAACATGTCAGAG GTGATGCAGCATCCCACTGAAGGTGCTCAGGTATTGCATCTACATACTAAAATAAAGGACATGGCTGTACCTGTGGCTGAAATCAGTGTTTACTCAATGTCCAGTCAACCTATAGACCCAGAAAGACCAAAGGCCAAGCTGTCTG ACCGATCCCCTGACATTGATAACTATtctgaggaggaggatgagagcTACTCATCTGAGCAGGATGGTAGTGATGACCCATTGCATGGACAG TACCtttatgatgatgaggatgaagtAAGGAAGAAGAAGCCTCATCGTAAACTTATCTCTGGTTCTTCCATTACAAGAGCTAAT CAGCCTAACATCAAGCAGAAATTTGTGGCACTGCTGAAAAGGTTCAAAGTTTCTGATGAG GTGGGATTTGGCCTGGACCACGTATCCCAGGAGCAGATTCGTGATGTAGAAGAAGACCTGGATGAGCTTTACAACAGTCTGGAGATGTACAACCCCAGTGACAGTGGACCAGACATGGAGGAAACAGACAGCGTCCTCAGCATGCCCAAGCCCAAACTCCC gCCATTCTTTGAAGCTATCTCTCAGTCCAGCTCTCACAATGAGTTTGGCAGTCTGAGTAGCAGATGTTCTCTGGGCAGAGATACACTGAATCCA CAGGCAGAACAGAGCACATCAAGTAAAATTCGGCGATCTAGTAGTGCACACCTGGATGACGCCTTCTCTGAGATAGACACAGCG gAGCTGAATGAGGTGGAGGTTTGGAGCGATGGAACTCCCAGCATCACTGTATCTGTGGCAGAGAGACCACATACCCCTCAGAGAAGCAGCGGCCAGACAATGCCTTCCCCAAG GCTTGATGGTGGTCACACTCCTAAGCATAAGCGAGGGACTCCCATGAAAGAGAGGCAGCTTTCTAAACCTCTCAGTGAGCGGACCAACAGCTCAGACAGTGAGCGCTCACCTGAGCTCAGCCTCACTCCACAG ATGCCGAGGAAGATAGTGTACGACCAGTTGAACCAGATCTTGGTGTCGGACACGGCTCTGCCCGAAAGCCTCATCCTCATTAACAGCAGTGACTGGCAAGGACAG tatgtggcAGACTCCCTGCAGGTACAGAAGCATCCTGTGGTGTGTACCTGCTCAGTGTCGGAGATTCAGGCTGTTCTCTCAGCTCTGCTCACTCGGATTCAGAAATT CTGTAACTGTAACTCTGTCACACCGAAACCTGTGAAAGTGGTGGCTGTTGGAGGGCACAACTATCTTGGAGCCATTTTGCGTTTCTTTGTATCTCAGCTAGCCAACAAGACATCTGATTGGCTGGGGCATTTGAAGTTTCTGGTGGTTCCACTAG GTTCTCACCCTGTGGCTAAGTACCTTGGCTCCCTAGACAATCGCTACCGCTCAGCTTTCCTCGACAGCGTGTGGCGGGAGTTCTTCAGTCGGACAGATCCACCTCAACCAG GTTTATCATCTGCAGAGGGTGTGGATGTAGCCGGGCGCATCGGTCAGTATATTGATGGAGCTACGGTCACTTACCAGCTGCCTATAGCTGAAGCTATGCTAACCTGCAAGCACAAAAT GCAAGAAGATGATTCCTGTCAGAATTTTGTCCCCTTTGTGGGT GTCGTAAAAGTCGGTTTGATTGAACCCATGGCTGGATTATCGG TTGGAGACCTCGAAGAGGGAGTTTCTTTGAGTCTGATAGTTCCTTCGACTTCTCCTCCGGCTCATGCGATGTCCTCTGGGATGATAAAAGAATCGGCCACTCCTCCACCTTCACCATCTCTCAGTGG GAGTCCCAGCATGTCTCACGGAGCTGACGCCATAGGGCTACAGGTGGATTACTGGGTGGCAGAAAAGCGTAAAGATGGTGAGAGAAGGGACACCAAGAACACCCTTAAGAGCGCTTTCAGATCCTTGCAGGTCAGCCGACTTCCCACCTCCTCCATTAGTGAGCTGCAGCCCAACTCCTGCACCATGGCCATGACTGTGGTGACCAAGGAGAAGAACAAGAAAG TCCCTACTATTTTTCTGGGAAAGAAGCCAAAGGAGAGGGACACGGAGTCCAAGAGCCAGGTGATCGAAGGGATCACCAGACTCATCTGTTCTGCAAAGCATCAGCAAACAAGCATTAGAG TGTCTGTTGATGGGATGGAGTGGAATGATGTAAAGTTTTTCCAGCTGGCATCCCAGTGGCCCACTCATGTGAAATACCTTCCAGTGGGTCTGTTCAGCTGCAGTAAAATTGCCTCTTAG
- the pacs1a gene encoding phosphofurin acidic cluster sorting protein 1a isoform X4, with translation MSERGGVQRAGVASPHLQPFRSVSISSNRPVQMNLFATWEIDRSSPSCVPRLLSLTLKKLVMLKDLDRDLTSVVIAVKLQGSKRILRSNEILLPSLGLTETDLQLTFSLQYPHFLKRDANRLQIMLQRRKRYKNRTILGYKTLALGLINMSEVMQHPTEGAQVLHLHTKIKDMAVPVAEISVYSMSSQPIDPERPKAKLSDRSPDIDNYSEEEDESYSSEQDGSDDPLHGQQPNIKQKFVALLKRFKVSDEVGFGLDHVSQEQIRDVEEDLDELYNSLEMYNPSDSGPDMEETDSVLSMPKPKLPPFFEAISQSSSHNEFGSLSSRCSLGRDTLNPQQAEQSTSSKIRRSSSAHLDDAFSEIDTAELNEVEVWSDGTPSITVSVAERPHTPQRSSGQTMPSPRLDGGHTPKHKRGTPMKERQLSKPLSERTNSSDSERSPELSLTPQMPRKIVYDQLNQILVSDTALPESLILINSSDWQGQYVADSLQVQKHPVVCTCSVSEIQAVLSALLTRIQKFCNCNSVTPKPVKVVAVGGHNYLGAILRFFVSQLANKTSDWLGHLKFLVVPLGSHPVAKYLGSLDNRYRSAFLDSVWREFFSRTDPPQPGLSSAEGVDVAGRIGQYIDGATVTYQLPIAEAMLTCKHKMQEDDSCQNFVPFVGVVKVGLIEPMAGLSVGDLEEGVSLSLIVPSTSPPAHAMSSGMIKESATPPPSPSLSGSPSMSHGADAIGLQVDYWVAEKRKDGERRDTKNTLKSAFRSLQVSRLPTSSISELQPNSCTMAMTVVTKEKNKKVPTIFLGKKPKERDTESKSQVIEGITRLICSAKHQQTSIRVSVDGMEWNDVKFFQLASQWPTHVKYLPVGLFSCSKIAS, from the exons ACTCCTTAGTTTGACGCTTAAAAAACTGGTGATGTTAAAGGACCTGGACCGAGACCTCACATCAGTGGTCATTGCAGTCAAACTTCAG GGATCAAAGCGGATTCTGCGCTCTAATGAAATCCTACTGCCATCTCTTGGGCTCACTGAGACAGATTTACAGCTCACTTTCTCCCTTCAG TATCCACACTTTTTGAAGAGAGATGCCAACAGACTGCAAATCATGCTCCAGCGAAGGAAAAGGTACAAGAATCGTACAATCCTGGGGTACAAGACACTAGCATTGGGCCTGATTAACATGTCAGAG GTGATGCAGCATCCCACTGAAGGTGCTCAGGTATTGCATCTACATACTAAAATAAAGGACATGGCTGTACCTGTGGCTGAAATCAGTGTTTACTCAATGTCCAGTCAACCTATAGACCCAGAAAGACCAAAGGCCAAGCTGTCTG ACCGATCCCCTGACATTGATAACTATtctgaggaggaggatgagagcTACTCATCTGAGCAGGATGGTAGTGATGACCCATTGCATGGACAG CAGCCTAACATCAAGCAGAAATTTGTGGCACTGCTGAAAAGGTTCAAAGTTTCTGATGAG GTGGGATTTGGCCTGGACCACGTATCCCAGGAGCAGATTCGTGATGTAGAAGAAGACCTGGATGAGCTTTACAACAGTCTGGAGATGTACAACCCCAGTGACAGTGGACCAGACATGGAGGAAACAGACAGCGTCCTCAGCATGCCCAAGCCCAAACTCCC gCCATTCTTTGAAGCTATCTCTCAGTCCAGCTCTCACAATGAGTTTGGCAGTCTGAGTAGCAGATGTTCTCTGGGCAGAGATACACTGAATCCA cAGCAGGCAGAACAGAGCACATCAAGTAAAATTCGGCGATCTAGTAGTGCACACCTGGATGACGCCTTCTCTGAGATAGACACAGCG gAGCTGAATGAGGTGGAGGTTTGGAGCGATGGAACTCCCAGCATCACTGTATCTGTGGCAGAGAGACCACATACCCCTCAGAGAAGCAGCGGCCAGACAATGCCTTCCCCAAG GCTTGATGGTGGTCACACTCCTAAGCATAAGCGAGGGACTCCCATGAAAGAGAGGCAGCTTTCTAAACCTCTCAGTGAGCGGACCAACAGCTCAGACAGTGAGCGCTCACCTGAGCTCAGCCTCACTCCACAG ATGCCGAGGAAGATAGTGTACGACCAGTTGAACCAGATCTTGGTGTCGGACACGGCTCTGCCCGAAAGCCTCATCCTCATTAACAGCAGTGACTGGCAAGGACAG tatgtggcAGACTCCCTGCAGGTACAGAAGCATCCTGTGGTGTGTACCTGCTCAGTGTCGGAGATTCAGGCTGTTCTCTCAGCTCTGCTCACTCGGATTCAGAAATT CTGTAACTGTAACTCTGTCACACCGAAACCTGTGAAAGTGGTGGCTGTTGGAGGGCACAACTATCTTGGAGCCATTTTGCGTTTCTTTGTATCTCAGCTAGCCAACAAGACATCTGATTGGCTGGGGCATTTGAAGTTTCTGGTGGTTCCACTAG GTTCTCACCCTGTGGCTAAGTACCTTGGCTCCCTAGACAATCGCTACCGCTCAGCTTTCCTCGACAGCGTGTGGCGGGAGTTCTTCAGTCGGACAGATCCACCTCAACCAG GTTTATCATCTGCAGAGGGTGTGGATGTAGCCGGGCGCATCGGTCAGTATATTGATGGAGCTACGGTCACTTACCAGCTGCCTATAGCTGAAGCTATGCTAACCTGCAAGCACAAAAT GCAAGAAGATGATTCCTGTCAGAATTTTGTCCCCTTTGTGGGT GTCGTAAAAGTCGGTTTGATTGAACCCATGGCTGGATTATCGG TTGGAGACCTCGAAGAGGGAGTTTCTTTGAGTCTGATAGTTCCTTCGACTTCTCCTCCGGCTCATGCGATGTCCTCTGGGATGATAAAAGAATCGGCCACTCCTCCACCTTCACCATCTCTCAGTGG GAGTCCCAGCATGTCTCACGGAGCTGACGCCATAGGGCTACAGGTGGATTACTGGGTGGCAGAAAAGCGTAAAGATGGTGAGAGAAGGGACACCAAGAACACCCTTAAGAGCGCTTTCAGATCCTTGCAGGTCAGCCGACTTCCCACCTCCTCCATTAGTGAGCTGCAGCCCAACTCCTGCACCATGGCCATGACTGTGGTGACCAAGGAGAAGAACAAGAAAG TCCCTACTATTTTTCTGGGAAAGAAGCCAAAGGAGAGGGACACGGAGTCCAAGAGCCAGGTGATCGAAGGGATCACCAGACTCATCTGTTCTGCAAAGCATCAGCAAACAAGCATTAGAG TGTCTGTTGATGGGATGGAGTGGAATGATGTAAAGTTTTTCCAGCTGGCATCCCAGTGGCCCACTCATGTGAAATACCTTCCAGTGGGTCTGTTCAGCTGCAGTAAAATTGCCTCTTAG